A single window of Solenopsis invicta isolate M01_SB chromosome 3, UNIL_Sinv_3.0, whole genome shotgun sequence DNA harbors:
- the LOC113005999 gene encoding odorant receptor 13a-like, whose translation MDHDRNYYYDICKRYLVVVGQWPYQTFKESLFWWIIILILYISAYVTQIAKFVICSNMECIYEAISPHTVTIMIMVKICTFQFNSRKIKDLTDRLFADWDMLETKEEHDIMKRYAENGRWYALMYGTFIYVSTALFSSMSLVPRILDVVFPLNTSRRIILPYPAYYFVDDDQYFYYIYLHMLVASTVAMTGLIAHDSMFFVYIEHICGLFAVVGFRFEHVSYIRNNTDKDLIYCSNDKYYKNVASSIHAHQQILQFAKLLENTFMIAFTVQLLIITIGLSVALLQLSAQLHDLPEATRYVVMVIAELLHLFCLSYQGQQLINHSLETCVKIFRSSWFNIPVKEQKLLLFAMKKSMEPNVVTAGKLYVFSLQSFTRVVQSSVSYFTLLSSLDES comes from the exons ATGGATCACGATAGAAATTACTATTACGATATCTGTAAGAGGTATTTGGTGGTGGTTGGTCAGTGGCCTTATCAAACGTTCAAAGAGAGTTTATTTTGGTggattattatacttattttgtatattagcGCGTATGTTACACAG ATAGCAAAATTTGTCATATGCAGTAATATGGAATGTATTTATGAAGCTATAAGTCCACACACGGTGACTATTATGATCATGGTGAAAATTTGTACGTTTCAGTTTAATAGCAGAAAA ATTAAAGATCTCACTGatcgcttattcgcagactggGATATGCTCGAAACTAAGGAAGAACACGATATTATGAAACGATATGCCGAAAATGGCAGGTGGTACGCGCTGATGTACGGCA CTTTTATTTACGTATCTACTGCTTTGTTTTCATCAATGTCTCTCGTGCCACGCATTTTGGAtgttgtatttccattgaataCTTCCCGTCGTATAATATTACCATATCCGGCATACTATTTCGTTGACGATGACCAGTATTTCTActacatttatttacatatgttAGTTGCCAGCACTGTGGCTATGACGGGATTAATCGCACACGATAGCATGTTTTTTGTTTACATCGAACATATATGCGGTCTTTTCGCCGTTGTGGG ATTTAGATTTGAGCATGTGTCATATATACGTAACAATACGGATAAAGATCTGATCTATTGTTCGAATgacaagtattataaaaacgttgCGTCTTCAATTCACGCTCATCAACAAATTTTGCA GTTTGCTAAACTTCTCGAAAATACTTTTATGATAGCGTTTACTGTGCAACTTTTGATAATTACAATTGGCTTGAGCGTTGCTTTATTACAA CTGTCGGCGCAATTGCACGATTTACCAGAAGCGACGAGATACGTCGTCATGGTTATTGCTGAATTGTTGCACTTGTTCTGCTTAAGCTACCAAGGACAACAGTTAATAAATCACAGCCTTGAAACTTGCGTCAAGAT atttcgcAGCTCGTGGTTTAACATACCCGTAAAAGAACAAAAGCTGCTTCTGTTCGCGATGAAAAAAAGCATGGAACCTAATGTTGTGACTGCTGGCAAATTATATGTGTTTTCTTTACAAAGCTTCACAAGG GTGGTGCAAAGTTCGGTATCGTATTTTACGTTACTATCATCCCTAGACGAGTCGTGA
- the LOC105194377 gene encoding odorant receptor 13a-like isoform X2, which yields MDHDRNYYYDICKRYLMLVGQWPYQTFKGSLFGWIILLIMYISAYVTQMAKFVVCSNMECIYETLTPHMVTIMVMVKVYWDMLETKEEHNIMKRYAENGRWYALMYGTYVYVSAFSFTSMSLMPRILDVVFPLNTSRPIMLPYPAYYFIDDEQYFYYIYLHMLVASTVGMTGIIAHDSMFFVFIEHICGLSAVVGFRFEHVSYIRNNTDKDLIYYSGKDLIYCSNDKYYKNVASSIHAHQQILKFAKLLEDTFMIAFAVQLLIITIALSVALLQLSAQLHDLPEATRYVVMIIGQLLHLFCLSFQGQQLINHSLETCDKIFCSSWFNIPVKEQKLLLFAMKKSIEPNIVTAGKIYVFSLESFTKVVQSSVSYFTLLSSLDES from the exons ATGGATCACGATAGAAATTACTATTATGATATCTGTAAAAGGTATTTGATGCTGGTTGGTCAGTGGCCTTATCAAACGTTCAAAGGGAGTTTATTTGGGTGGATTATTTTACTCATTATGTATATTAGCGCGTATGTTACACAG ATGGCAAAATTTGTCGTATGCAGTAATATGGAATGTATTTATGAAACTTTAACTCCACACATGGTGACTATTATGGTCATGGTGAAAGTTT actggGATATGCTCGAAACTAAGGAAGAACACAATATTATGAAACGATATGCCGAAAATGGCAGGTGGTACGCGCTGATGTACGGCA CGTACGTTTACGTATCTGCTTTTTCGTTTACATCAATGTCTCTCATGCCACGCATTTTGGATGTTGTATTTCCGTTGAATACTTCCCGTCCTATAATGTTACCATATCCAGCATACTATTTCATTGACGATGAACAGTATTTCTActacatttatttacatatgttAGTTGCCAGCACTGTGGGTATGACGGGAATAATCGCGCACGATAGcatgttttttgttttcatcGAACATATATGCGGTCTTTCCGCCGTTGTTGG ATTTAGATTTGAGCATGTGtcatatatacgtaataatacGGATAAAGATTTGATCTACTATTCAGGTAAAGATCTAATCTATTGCTCGAatgacaaatattataaaaacgttgcGTCTTCAATTCACGCTCATCAACAAATTTTGAA GTTTGCTAAACTTCTCGAAGATACTTTTATGATAGCGTTTGCTGTGCAACTTTTGATAATTACAATCGCCTTGAGCGTTGCCTTATTACAA CTGTCGGCGCAATTGCACGATTTACCAGAAGCGACGAGATACGTCGTCATGATTATTGGTCAATTGTTACACTTATTCTGCTTAAGCTTCCAAGGACAACAGTTAATAAATCACAGCCTCGAAACTTGCGACAAAAT attttgcaGCTCGTGGTTTAACATACCCGTAAAAGAACAAAAGCTGCTCCTGTTTGCAATGAAAAAGAGCATAGAACCTAATATTGTGACTGCTGGCAAAATATATGTGTTTTCTTTAGAAAGCTTCACAAag GTGGTGCAAAGTTCGGTGTCGTATTTTACGTTACTATCATCCCTAGACGAGTCGTGA
- the LOC105194377 gene encoding odorant receptor 13a-like isoform X1, with protein sequence MDHDRNYYYDICKRYLMLVGQWPYQTFKGSLFGWIILLIMYISAYVTQMAKFVVCSNMECIYETLTPHMVTIMVMVKVCTFQFNSRKIKDLTDRLFADWDMLETKEEHNIMKRYAENGRWYALMYGTYVYVSAFSFTSMSLMPRILDVVFPLNTSRPIMLPYPAYYFIDDEQYFYYIYLHMLVASTVGMTGIIAHDSMFFVFIEHICGLSAVVGFRFEHVSYIRNNTDKDLIYYSGKDLIYCSNDKYYKNVASSIHAHQQILKFAKLLEDTFMIAFAVQLLIITIALSVALLQLSAQLHDLPEATRYVVMIIGQLLHLFCLSFQGQQLINHSLETCDKIFCSSWFNIPVKEQKLLLFAMKKSIEPNIVTAGKIYVFSLESFTKVVQSSVSYFTLLSSLDES encoded by the exons ATGGATCACGATAGAAATTACTATTATGATATCTGTAAAAGGTATTTGATGCTGGTTGGTCAGTGGCCTTATCAAACGTTCAAAGGGAGTTTATTTGGGTGGATTATTTTACTCATTATGTATATTAGCGCGTATGTTACACAG ATGGCAAAATTTGTCGTATGCAGTAATATGGAATGTATTTATGAAACTTTAACTCCACACATGGTGACTATTATGGTCATGGTGAAAGTTTGTACGTTTCAGTTTAATAGCAGAAAA ATTAAAGATCTCACTGatcgcttattcgcagactggGATATGCTCGAAACTAAGGAAGAACACAATATTATGAAACGATATGCCGAAAATGGCAGGTGGTACGCGCTGATGTACGGCA CGTACGTTTACGTATCTGCTTTTTCGTTTACATCAATGTCTCTCATGCCACGCATTTTGGATGTTGTATTTCCGTTGAATACTTCCCGTCCTATAATGTTACCATATCCAGCATACTATTTCATTGACGATGAACAGTATTTCTActacatttatttacatatgttAGTTGCCAGCACTGTGGGTATGACGGGAATAATCGCGCACGATAGcatgttttttgttttcatcGAACATATATGCGGTCTTTCCGCCGTTGTTGG ATTTAGATTTGAGCATGTGtcatatatacgtaataatacGGATAAAGATTTGATCTACTATTCAGGTAAAGATCTAATCTATTGCTCGAatgacaaatattataaaaacgttgcGTCTTCAATTCACGCTCATCAACAAATTTTGAA GTTTGCTAAACTTCTCGAAGATACTTTTATGATAGCGTTTGCTGTGCAACTTTTGATAATTACAATCGCCTTGAGCGTTGCCTTATTACAA CTGTCGGCGCAATTGCACGATTTACCAGAAGCGACGAGATACGTCGTCATGATTATTGGTCAATTGTTACACTTATTCTGCTTAAGCTTCCAAGGACAACAGTTAATAAATCACAGCCTCGAAACTTGCGACAAAAT attttgcaGCTCGTGGTTTAACATACCCGTAAAAGAACAAAAGCTGCTCCTGTTTGCAATGAAAAAGAGCATAGAACCTAATATTGTGACTGCTGGCAAAATATATGTGTTTTCTTTAGAAAGCTTCACAAag GTGGTGCAAAGTTCGGTGTCGTATTTTACGTTACTATCATCCCTAGACGAGTCGTGA